TCCGGTCAGGTGAATAAACACCACACTGATAACGCGTTCTCTTGGGTCGCGGCCGGGTTGTCCAAACGCGCCCAATTGATGCAGCGCCTGCGGCTGCACTGTCAGGCCGGTTTCTTCCTTCAGTTCCCGGCAAGCGCTGGCTTCCAACGATTCCTCCATGTCCACGAACCCGCCCGGAAAAGCCCAGTGACCGGCATAAGGCGGATTGGCCCGACGAACCAGAAGGATTTGTAGCGCCTGGCCGTTGAAGCCAAAAACGACCGTGTCCACGGTGACAGCGGGATGGGGATGGGCGTAGTGGTAGCGTCGGGCGGGTGAACCGGTTTTGCTGGTGCTCATGGGCCATCAAGGAGACTGGGCCAATCCGCGGGCCTGCAGGATCAGCTTCGTTTTCAATTCATGCAGGGATTCCTCCAATCCCACCGGGTATTGGTGGGGATAGACAAAACGCTTGATGCCGGCATGAAAGCGGCGCAATTGCGTGGCGGCGTATTCGCGAATCTCGGGCAGGGGCGGCGGGGTGTACACGCGCCGGCCCTCGCGGAAGACGGGGATGAGCAGGTCCTGGGTGGCCAGTGTCGGCGGCATGATTTTGCGACGGGTGGGATCGGTGGGGTCCACGATCACCGCAGGCGATTTCACGCCCAGCTCGATGTCAAAAATCATGTCCCCCACATATTCGCGGCCGTTGTCAAAACGGCGGACTTGCTGGATGCCCGGGGTGGAAATTTTGAGGCTTTGCTCGCTGAGTTTGATGACATGCCGCCAGGGGCCGCCCGGGTCCCGAATCATGGCCAGCTTGTACACGCCACCCAGGGCGGGCTGGTCATAAGCGGTGACCAATTTGGTGCCCACTCCCCACATGTTGATGGCCGCGCCCTGGTCCTTGAGACTCTCGATGATATGCTCGTCCAAATCGTTGCTCGCCAAGATGGCCGTCTCGGTGAAGCCTGCCGCGTCGAGAATCTTGCGGGCCTCCTGGCTGAGGTACGCCAGATCGCCGGAGTCCAGACGAATGCCGGCGAGTTTCCAGCCTTTTGCCTGCAACTTCCGGCCCACCGCCACGGCATGGCGGACTCCCTCCAGGGTGTGATAGGTGTCCACTAAAAAGACGGCGTTGTTGGGCAGAGCCTCCGCGTAGGCCTCGAAGGCCTCAATTTCGCTGCTGAAGGACATCACCCAACTATGCGCATGGGTGCCGCGAACGGGGATGCCCAGCAGACGACCGGCCAGGACATTGGACGTGGCATGACAGCCGCCAACATGCGCCGCCCAACTGGCCGATAGGGCCCCGTCCATGCCCTGGGCGCGCCGCAGGCCAAATTCGAGCACCGGCTCGCCGCGGGTGGCGCTGACAATTCGCGCGGCCTTGGTGGCAATGAGCGTCTGAAAATTGAACAGATTGAGCAGCGGGGTTTCCAGGATTTGCGCCTGGATGATCGGCCCGCGCACGCGCACCAGCGGCTCGAACGGGAAAACGGTGGTGCCCTCGGGCACGGCGTCCAGGTCACAGGTGAATTCCATCCGGCTCAGGTATTCCAGAAACTCGGGACGAAACAGGGGACGATCGTCATGGCCGCGCAGCGTGGCGAGGTAGGCGAGATCCTCCGCGTTGAAATGAAAATGCTCCAGAAAATCCAATGCCCACGTCAGCCCGGCAGCCACGCCATAGCCGCCGTTGAACGGGTTTTTGCGAAAGTACAGGACAAACACCGCCTCCTGTCCGGTGCGCCCAGCATGCCAATAGGCTTGTGCCATGGTCAACTGGTATAAGTCGGTGGCCAGGCTGAGATTTAAG
This sequence is a window from Verrucomicrobiia bacterium. Protein-coding genes within it:
- a CDS encoding nicotinate phosphoribosyltransferase translates to MTDVPPSSGGYLSRLYRLNLSLATDLYQLTMAQAYWHAGRTGQEAVFVLYFRKNPFNGGYGVAAGLTWALDFLEHFHFNAEDLAYLATLRGHDDRPLFRPEFLEYLSRMEFTCDLDAVPEGTTVFPFEPLVRVRGPIIQAQILETPLLNLFNFQTLIATKAARIVSATRGEPVLEFGLRRAQGMDGALSASWAAHVGGCHATSNVLAGRLLGIPVRGTHAHSWVMSFSSEIEAFEAYAEALPNNAVFLVDTYHTLEGVRHAVAVGRKLQAKGWKLAGIRLDSGDLAYLSQEARKILDAAGFTETAILASNDLDEHIIESLKDQGAAINMWGVGTKLVTAYDQPALGGVYKLAMIRDPGGPWRHVIKLSEQSLKISTPGIQQVRRFDNGREYVGDMIFDIELGVKSPAVIVDPTDPTRRKIMPPTLATQDLLIPVFREGRRVYTPPPLPEIREYAATQLRRFHAGIKRFVYPHQYPVGLEESLHELKTKLILQARGLAQSP